The Candidatus Gracilibacteria bacterium genome includes a window with the following:
- a CDS encoding HAMP domain-containing sensor histidine kinase, with product MIHNTIKSITNQFRGISEEKKLALKISGVSFLVLIGILSSIIATSYYAQREKMYREFRDEIKIFEGGKVGKNVREVLGDSGRLFPDIIQPPNSDGEKDSRGPRDILIFDKNHSIIKNDYLDLDMNEIGSLYELDNNTKNIVEIDEHYYIIYKKDFGDYTIFLTRDLTQLIEFHKWLIALAVIGSLMGFIVIYYFSISLARMVIEPIREHNASLASYSHNVAHELKTPLAVMRSNMELLKLSKSEKLIDSTNEEVISMERTIDTLLLMANPKKHFHTSEKIDINTLTEDIASSYENEEIHFSQDKKKNIIEGNPELYRRVVMNLIENALKYKSEGIINVIIKSGILTISNTVDCEMDTETIQKLTEAFYQADVSRNTQGQGLGLALVKKIVDISGWRMSIDCENKVFKVEIHFV from the coding sequence ATCCATCACCAATCAATTCAGATGAATTTCTGAAGAAAAGAAACTCGCACTCAAAATCAGTGGAGTCTCTTTTTTGGTTCTGATAGGTATTCTCTCGAGCATAATCGCAACAAGTTATTATGCCCAAAGAGAAAAAATGTATCGTGAATTCCGTGATGAAATCAAGATATTCGAGGGAGGAAAAGTCGGAAAAAACGTTCGGGAAGTTCTCTGAGATTCATGACGACTTTTTCCAGATATTATACAACCTCCCAATTCTGACGGAGAAAAAGATTCGCGATGACCTCGAGATATACTGATTTTTGATAAGAATCATTCCATTATAAAGAATGATTATCTCGATCTGGATATGAATGAGATTGGTAGCCTCTATGAATTGGATAATAATACAAAAAATATCGTAGAAATCGATGAGCATTATTATATCATCTACAAAAAAGATTTCGGTGATTATACAATATTTCTCACGCGTGACCTCACACAACTCATCGAATTCCATAAATGGCTCATTGCTCTAGCAGTTATCGGAAGTCTTATGGGATTTATAGTGATTTACTATTTCTCGATTTCTCTCGCCCGAATGGTCATCGAGCCAATCCGCGAACACAATGCATCGCTCGCATCATATAGCCACAATGTTGCTCATGAGCTCAAGACTCCACTTGCTGTCATGCGATCCAATATGGAACTCCTGAAGCTCTCAAAGTCAGAAAAACTCATTGATTCAACCAATGAAGAAGTTATCTCTATGGAACGAACTATTGATACGCTGCTTCTCATGGCAAATCCAAAAAAGCACTTCCATACTTCTGAAAAAATCGATATCAATACCTTGACCGAAGATATAGCATCGAGTTACGAAAATGAGGAAATCCATTTTTCTCAAGACAAAAAGAAAAACATCATCGAATGAAATCCTGAACTCTACAGACGTGTGGTCATGAATCTCATCGAAAATGCACTCAAATATAAATCCGAATGAATCATCAATGTCATAATAAAATCTGGAATCCTCACAATATCCAATACCGTAGATTGCGAGATGGATACAGAAACAATCCAGAAACTCACGGAAGCCTTCTATCAGGCGGATGTCTCACGCAATACTCAAGGGCAATGACTCGGGCTCGCACTTGTGAAAAAAATCGTCGATATTTCGGGATGGCGGATGAGTATTGATTGTGAAAATAAAGTCTTCAAAGTAGAAATCCATTTCGTATAA